From the Halomonas sp. MCCC 1A13316 genome, the window CGAGCATCTCCGCCACGCTGACGGTGATACCGGGCAGCATCAAGGCCCGGAAGGCGCCCAGGGCCTCGCCGGGCACCTCCGCCGCGAGGATGAGCGCCTCGATCACCCGGGACGGCGACAGCACGAACAACTCCTGGTCGAGAGGCACCGGGCAGATCGCTTCCTCGCCGCTCAGGGGCTCCCGCAGGATGCTCGAGGCGAAGCTCGACGCCGCGGCGTTGGGACGGCCGGGACGGATGACGATGGTGGGCAGGCGCAGCACGCGGCCGTCAACCAGCCCGCGCCGGCTGTAGTCGTTGATCAGCAGCTCGCACATCGCCTTCTGGGTCCCGTAGGAGTTCTGCGGCTGGACGGCGGTCATGTCATCGAGCACCTCGGGGAGTTCGCCGCCATAGGCCGCCACCGAACTGGCCATCACCAGCCGTGTCTCGGCCAGCCCGTGCCGGCGGCACCCCTCGAGCAGCGAGCGGGTGGCATCGAAGTTGACCTTCATGCCCAGGTCCAGGTCC encodes:
- the denD gene encoding D-erythronate dehydrogenase yields the protein MHIAITGAAGFLGQRLVRQLVKRGELDGRAIRRLTLIDQVEPPAPDAGAIEIVSRALDITTPGGLDSVLAERPDVIHHLAAVVSSAAEADLDLGMKVNFDATRSLLEGCRRHGLAETRLVMASSVAAYGGELPEVLDDMTAVQPQNSYGTQKAMCELLINDYSRRGLVDGRVLRLPTIVIRPGRPNAAASSFASSILREPLSGEEAICPVPLDQELFVLSPSRVIEALILAAEVPGEALGAFRALMLPGITVSVAEMLDTLREVAGDEAVARVRHEPDERIRSLVASWPARFDTARADRLGFRRDADFGEIVDAYLAERS